The following are from one region of the Streptomyces changanensis genome:
- a CDS encoding ATP-dependent endonuclease has translation MDEVTRFRAALVAWAAGGAAAEAAAVRARRLADGVRTIVLVEGGSDQAALEALAARHGRDLGAEGVAVVPLGGATNIGRFLDVCGPPGLGLPLAGLCDIGEERHFRRHLERVGLGTGLTRAGLEALGFHVCVADLEDELIRALGPVGVQQVIEAQGETRSFRTFQGQPAQRERPVDHQLRRFMGTHSGRKALYARALVTHLTPARVPRPLERLLTHV, from the coding sequence GTGGACGAGGTGACGCGGTTTCGCGCCGCACTGGTCGCCTGGGCGGCCGGCGGGGCGGCGGCGGAGGCGGCGGCCGTCCGGGCGCGGCGGCTGGCCGACGGCGTACGGACGATCGTGCTCGTCGAGGGCGGCAGCGATCAGGCCGCCCTCGAAGCGCTCGCCGCGCGCCACGGCCGTGACCTCGGCGCGGAAGGCGTCGCGGTCGTACCGCTCGGCGGCGCGACCAACATCGGGCGCTTCCTCGACGTGTGCGGCCCGCCGGGCCTCGGCCTCCCTCTCGCCGGACTCTGCGACATCGGCGAGGAACGGCACTTCCGGCGCCACCTGGAGCGGGTCGGCCTCGGTACCGGCCTCACCCGCGCCGGCCTGGAGGCACTCGGGTTCCACGTGTGCGTCGCCGACCTGGAGGACGAGCTGATCCGCGCGCTCGGCCCCGTAGGCGTACAGCAGGTGATCGAGGCCCAGGGCGAGACGCGCTCCTTCCGCACCTTCCAGGGCCAACCGGCCCAGCGAGAACGCCCCGTGGACCACCAACTGCGACGGTTCATGGGTACGCACAGCGGCCGCAAGGCGCTCTACGCCCGGGCACTCGTCACCCATCTGACCCCGGCGCGTGTCCCCCGGCCCCTGGAACGCCTCCTCACCCACGTGTGA
- the iolC gene encoding 5-dehydro-2-deoxygluconokinase, with protein sequence MPHSAETFDLITMGRIGVDLYPLRTGVPLSEVETFGKFLGGSPTNVAVAAARLGRSAAVVTRTGDDPFGTYAHRALRDFGVDDRWVTPVAGLPTPITFCELFPPDDFPLYFYRRPKAPDLEIHPDELDLDALRAARILWTTGTGLSAEPSRTATFTALEARDRAGTTVFDLDWRPMLWDDATEVRRHYARALRHATVAVGNVDECEVATGLRDPLACARALLDAGVDLAVVKRGPGGVLALHRDGTAAEVPPVPVDVVNGLGAGDAFGGALCHGLLAGWELERTLRYANAAGALVASRLACSEAMPTAAELDDLLAGGPAHTARTARTAHG encoded by the coding sequence ATGCCCCACTCCGCCGAGACCTTCGACCTGATCACCATGGGCCGCATCGGCGTCGACCTCTATCCGCTCCGGACCGGCGTGCCCCTGTCCGAGGTCGAGACGTTCGGGAAGTTCCTCGGCGGTTCGCCGACCAACGTCGCCGTCGCCGCCGCCCGACTGGGGCGCTCCGCCGCCGTCGTCACCCGCACCGGGGACGACCCCTTCGGCACCTACGCGCACCGGGCGCTGCGGGACTTCGGCGTCGACGACCGCTGGGTCACCCCGGTCGCCGGCCTCCCCACCCCGATCACCTTCTGCGAGCTCTTCCCGCCCGACGACTTCCCGCTCTACTTCTACCGCCGACCCAAGGCCCCCGACCTGGAGATCCACCCCGACGAGCTCGACCTCGACGCGCTCCGCGCCGCCCGAATCCTGTGGACGACCGGCACGGGACTGAGCGCCGAACCGAGCCGCACCGCGACGTTCACGGCGCTGGAGGCCCGCGACCGGGCCGGCACCACCGTCTTCGACCTCGACTGGCGCCCGATGTTGTGGGACGACGCTACCGAGGTCCGCCGCCACTACGCCCGCGCCCTGCGCCACGCCACCGTCGCCGTCGGGAACGTCGACGAGTGCGAGGTGGCCACGGGCCTGCGCGACCCCCTCGCGTGCGCCCGCGCCCTGCTGGACGCGGGGGTCGACCTCGCCGTCGTGAAACGGGGCCCCGGGGGCGTCCTCGCCCTGCACCGCGACGGCACGGCCGCCGAGGTCCCGCCCGTACCGGTCGACGTGGTCAACGGCCTCGGCGCGGGCGACGCGTTCGGCGGCGCCCTGTGCCACGGGCTGCTGGCAGGCTGGGAGCTGGAGCGGACACTGCGGTACGCCAACGCCGCCGGCGCCCTCGTCGCCTCCCGCCTCGCCTGCTCCGAGGCGATGCCCACGGCGGCCGAACTGGACGACCTCCTCGCCGGCGGACCGGCGCACACCGCGCGTACCGCCCGCACCGCCCACGGCTGA
- a CDS encoding DUF2382 domain-containing protein: MITREQIPSVLDHPVYDPDGSKIGEARHVFLDDATGRPEWVSVKTGMFGTSESFVPVKDAAVVGDHLEVPYDKSKVKNAPNVDVDAGGHLSEDEEHRLYEHYGIAWDESWEQANRSGEGGWARSETDRGTRPAATDRGGDDAMTRSEERLHVGTERQEVGRARLRKYVVTEEVQKTVPVRHEEVRVEREPITDANRDAALSGPEITEAEHEVTLHAERPVVETEAVPVERVRLETDEHVEEEEVRGQVRKEHIETDAPDRRRDDR, translated from the coding sequence ATGATCACCCGAGAGCAGATCCCGAGCGTGCTCGACCATCCCGTCTACGACCCCGACGGGAGCAAGATCGGCGAAGCCAGGCACGTCTTCCTCGACGACGCCACCGGCCGCCCGGAGTGGGTCAGCGTCAAGACCGGAATGTTCGGCACCAGTGAGTCCTTCGTGCCGGTCAAGGACGCCGCCGTGGTCGGTGACCACTTGGAGGTGCCCTACGACAAGAGCAAGGTCAAGAACGCGCCCAACGTGGACGTCGACGCGGGCGGGCACCTGTCCGAGGACGAGGAGCACCGGCTGTACGAGCACTACGGCATCGCGTGGGACGAGTCGTGGGAGCAGGCCAACCGGTCCGGTGAGGGAGGCTGGGCCCGCTCCGAAACCGACAGGGGGACCAGGCCGGCCGCGACGGACCGCGGTGGTGACGACGCGATGACCCGCTCCGAGGAGCGGCTGCACGTCGGCACCGAGAGGCAGGAAGTGGGCCGGGCCCGCCTGCGCAAGTACGTGGTCACGGAGGAGGTCCAGAAGACCGTGCCCGTGCGGCACGAGGAGGTCCGCGTCGAACGCGAGCCGATCACCGACGCGAACCGCGACGCCGCGCTGTCCGGCCCCGAGATCACCGAGGCCGAGCACGAAGTCACCCTGCACGCCGAGCGCCCCGTCGTCGAGACCGAGGCCGTCCCGGTGGAGCGGGTGCGCCTGGAGACCGACGAACACGTCGAGGAAGAGGAAGTCCGCGGCCAGGTCCGCAAGGAGCACATCGAGACCGATGCGCCCGACCGGCGGCGCGACGACCGTTGA
- a CDS encoding Gfo/Idh/MocA family protein has product MTQRGTLGVAVVGTGRMGADHVRRIDRVIPGARVAAVADVDAGRAAAVAAGVDGCSVHTDPAAAMAAPGVDAVVVASPGPAHEAALLTALEYGLPVLCEKPLTPDAAAALRVVRAEERLGRRLVQVGFMRRYDAEYLGLKALLDEGGLGRPLMLHHRHRNAASPPGFTDAMLVEDSVVHEVDVTRWLLGQEVAAVTVLRPRASGNAPEGLADPQFVVFETDGGALADVEVYLNCRFGYQVQAEAVCESGTARIGDAHGMLLNTAGRWGGRVAAGFEERFEDAYDRQVRAWVDATRRGEVTGPSCWDGYAAAAVCEAGVRAQVGGGRVEVALADRPALYA; this is encoded by the coding sequence ATGACCCAGCGCGGGACGCTCGGCGTCGCCGTCGTCGGCACCGGCCGGATGGGCGCCGACCACGTCCGCCGCATCGACCGGGTGATCCCCGGGGCGCGGGTGGCCGCCGTCGCGGACGTGGACGCCGGGCGGGCCGCGGCGGTCGCCGCGGGCGTGGACGGCTGCTCGGTGCACACCGACCCGGCCGCCGCGATGGCAGCGCCGGGCGTCGACGCCGTCGTCGTCGCCTCCCCCGGCCCGGCGCACGAGGCGGCGCTGCTCACGGCGCTGGAGTACGGGCTTCCGGTGCTGTGCGAGAAGCCCCTCACCCCGGACGCGGCGGCGGCGCTGCGGGTGGTGCGCGCCGAGGAGCGGCTCGGGCGGCGGCTGGTCCAGGTGGGCTTCATGCGGCGGTACGACGCGGAGTACCTCGGGCTGAAGGCCCTGCTGGACGAGGGCGGGCTGGGGCGTCCGCTGATGCTGCACCACCGGCACCGCAACGCCGCCTCACCGCCCGGGTTCACCGACGCGATGCTCGTCGAGGACTCGGTGGTGCACGAGGTGGACGTGACGCGCTGGCTGCTGGGCCAGGAGGTCGCGGCGGTCACGGTGCTGCGCCCGAGGGCGTCGGGCAACGCCCCGGAGGGGCTCGCCGACCCGCAGTTCGTGGTGTTCGAGACGGACGGCGGCGCCCTGGCCGACGTGGAGGTCTACCTCAACTGCCGTTTCGGGTACCAGGTGCAGGCCGAGGCCGTGTGCGAGAGCGGTACGGCGCGGATCGGCGACGCGCACGGCATGCTCCTCAACACGGCGGGCCGCTGGGGCGGCCGGGTCGCGGCGGGGTTCGAGGAGCGGTTCGAGGACGCGTACGACCGCCAGGTGCGGGCCTGGGTGGACGCCACGCGGCGCGGTGAGGTCACCGGGCCGAGCTGCTGGGACGGGTACGCGGCGGCGGCCGTGTGCGAGGCGGGGGTGCGCGCGCAGGTCGGCGGGGGACGTGTGGAGGTGGCGCTCGCCGACCGCCCGGCCCTCTACGCCTGA
- a CDS encoding SGNH/GDSL hydrolase family protein translates to MENAPSAPSAPNAAGEWNPPDVPSEPNPPSEPNPPSAPDSWKPPRWWTSRRSPTRTLLTAALVIALSGLGVRAASAADATAAHCAGASGAAAPAARAAAQPVTVWLAGDSTMANPNGRCPVGWGSQFGALFDSGVTVRNQAVGGRSIQTWLYESNVSGTKGSDGECVITSPTYSARWQAMLNASTGMKAGDYLFIQFGINDSSSTCPRHVGPARYQQLMTMMAKAALARGAHPVLLTPVAALTCSGSTATRNRGFVEQTHAAGTAARAPVVDLQTLSVSLYNSLRFCPHNGDYGSGPVGAFFCDDRTHFDTHGAQQVARLVAGDVRRQNLPLAARLR, encoded by the coding sequence ATGGAGAACGCACCGAGCGCACCGAGCGCACCGAACGCGGCCGGCGAATGGAACCCGCCGGACGTGCCGAGCGAACCGAACCCACCGAGCGAACCGAACCCACCGAGCGCGCCGGACTCGTGGAAGCCGCCGAGGTGGTGGACGTCGCGGAGGTCGCCGACGCGGACGCTCCTCACCGCCGCGCTGGTCATCGCCCTGTCCGGCCTCGGCGTCCGCGCCGCCTCGGCGGCCGACGCCACCGCGGCGCACTGCGCCGGCGCCTCCGGCGCGGCGGCCCCCGCCGCACGGGCCGCGGCGCAGCCGGTCACCGTCTGGCTGGCCGGTGACTCCACCATGGCCAACCCCAACGGCCGTTGCCCCGTCGGCTGGGGCAGCCAGTTCGGCGCCCTGTTCGACAGTGGCGTGACCGTCAGGAACCAGGCGGTGGGCGGCCGCAGCATCCAGACGTGGCTGTACGAGTCGAACGTGAGCGGTACGAAGGGCTCCGACGGCGAGTGCGTCATCACCTCCCCGACGTACTCCGCCCGCTGGCAGGCGATGCTGAACGCGAGCACCGGGATGAAGGCCGGCGACTACCTGTTCATCCAGTTCGGCATCAACGACTCCTCCTCCACCTGCCCGCGGCACGTCGGCCCGGCCCGCTACCAGCAGCTGATGACGATGATGGCGAAGGCCGCCCTCGCCCGGGGCGCCCACCCGGTGCTGCTCACCCCCGTCGCCGCCCTCACCTGCTCCGGCAGCACGGCGACCAGGAACCGCGGCTTCGTCGAGCAGACCCACGCCGCGGGGACCGCCGCCCGGGCGCCGGTCGTCGACCTGCAGACGCTGAGCGTCTCGCTCTACAACAGCCTGCGCTTCTGCCCCCACAACGGCGACTACGGATCGGGACCCGTAGGGGCCTTCTTCTGCGACGACCGCACCCACTTCGACACCCACGGCGCCCAGCAGGTGGCCAGGCTCGTCGCCGGTGACGTGCGCCGGCAGAACCTCCCGCTCGCCGCGCGCCTCAGGTAG
- a CDS encoding transglycosylase SLT domain-containing protein: MPAQGKHRRPRNNRLVRTLAVASAGGAALALPLAGAATASAAPVTTQLVTAAQVTAAPAAAVTAAKPTTYSVAAGDTLFRIAADHAVTGGWKKLFQDNRPVIGDDPSHIRPGMKLTLGAKAAERPAPARADRSQARPAVAPVQTKTYTDDLDGWIRESLDVLARHGIPGTYEGIHRNIMRESSGNPLAINNWDSNAAAGTPSKGLLQVIDPTFTAYHVPGTPLDPYHPVANITAACNYAADRYGSIDNVNGPY; encoded by the coding sequence ATGCCCGCACAGGGTAAGCACCGCCGTCCCAGGAACAACCGCCTCGTCCGTACCCTCGCCGTCGCGAGCGCCGGTGGAGCCGCTCTCGCCCTGCCCCTGGCCGGCGCCGCGACCGCTTCGGCGGCGCCCGTCACGACGCAGCTCGTCACCGCGGCGCAGGTCACGGCCGCGCCGGCCGCCGCCGTGACCGCGGCCAAGCCCACGACGTACTCCGTGGCCGCAGGCGACACGCTCTTCCGCATCGCCGCCGACCACGCGGTCACCGGCGGGTGGAAGAAGCTGTTCCAGGACAACCGCCCGGTCATCGGTGACGACCCGTCACACATCCGGCCCGGCATGAAGCTCACGCTCGGCGCGAAGGCCGCAGAGCGCCCCGCGCCGGCCCGCGCCGACCGTTCCCAGGCCCGCCCGGCCGTGGCCCCCGTGCAGACGAAGACGTACACCGACGACCTCGACGGCTGGATCAGGGAATCCCTGGACGTCCTGGCGCGGCACGGAATTCCCGGCACCTACGAGGGAATTCACCGGAACATCATGCGTGAATCCTCGGGAAATCCGCTCGCGATCAACAACTGGGACTCCAACGCGGCCGCCGGAACGCCTTCCAAGGGCCTTCTCCAGGTCATCGACCCGACCTTCACCGCGTACCACGTGCCCGGCACGCCGCTGGACCCGTACCACCCGGTCGCCAACATCACCGCCGCGTGCAACTACGCGGCCGACCGGTACGGCTCCATCGACAACGTCAACGGCCCGTACTGA
- a CDS encoding rhamnogalacturonan acetylesterase — protein MTPRGRGGSRPRLAAAGLLTLATLAGTGAAHAGTAASRALPAGCSGTAPITCHYAVPPGSYDVAVSLGGGAAAGRTEMWVEARRLMLPATGTAAGAVATYAFTVDVRQPEGQPTGQGGTGNPGLDIRFTGPAPQVSAVSVKPATRPLVAHLAGDSTVCDQPTAPYTGWGQMVTAAVRPGAVIANHADSGESSGSFLGNAALFPALLSKVRANDPVFIQFGHNDKQTGASAFRNNLTTMITQVRAKGGVPVLVTPPVRRLFDGDRLTPTALHVNGAGVNLPGEMRALGAARNVPVIDLTARSKALVESLGPTASAQLYLRSSVDGVTDNTHFSQYGATRIGGLVLQGVREQNLPLAAYLR, from the coding sequence ATGACACCGCGCGGCCGGGGCGGGAGCCGGCCCCGGCTGGCGGCAGCCGGTCTCCTGACCCTCGCGACGCTCGCGGGGACGGGAGCGGCGCACGCCGGTACCGCCGCGTCACGGGCCCTCCCGGCCGGCTGTTCCGGCACCGCCCCGATCACCTGCCACTACGCCGTCCCCCCGGGCAGCTACGACGTGGCGGTCTCCCTCGGCGGCGGTGCCGCCGCCGGGCGGACCGAGATGTGGGTGGAGGCCCGACGGCTGATGCTCCCGGCGACGGGAACGGCGGCCGGTGCCGTCGCCACGTACGCGTTCACGGTGGACGTGCGGCAGCCGGAGGGGCAGCCGACCGGCCAGGGCGGGACCGGGAACCCCGGTCTGGACATCCGCTTCACCGGGCCCGCCCCGCAGGTCTCGGCCGTCTCGGTGAAGCCGGCGACCCGGCCGCTGGTCGCCCACCTGGCCGGCGACTCCACCGTGTGCGACCAGCCGACCGCTCCGTACACCGGTTGGGGCCAGATGGTCACGGCCGCGGTGCGCCCCGGCGCCGTCATCGCCAACCACGCGGACTCCGGCGAGAGTTCGGGCAGCTTCCTGGGAAACGCGGCGCTCTTCCCGGCGCTGCTGTCGAAGGTCAGGGCGAACGACCCGGTCTTCATCCAGTTCGGCCACAACGACAAGCAGACCGGCGCGTCCGCTTTCCGGAACAACCTCACGACCATGATCACCCAGGTCCGGGCCAAGGGCGGCGTACCGGTCCTGGTCACGCCACCGGTCCGGCGGCTGTTCGACGGCGACCGACTCACCCCCACGGCGCTCCACGTCAACGGCGCCGGTGTGAACCTGCCCGGCGAGATGCGCGCGCTCGGCGCGGCGCGGAACGTGCCGGTCATCGACCTGACCGCCCGGAGCAAGGCGCTCGTCGAATCCCTGGGTCCGACCGCCTCCGCACAGCTCTACCTCCGCTCCTCCGTCGACGGCGTCACCGACAACACCCACTTCTCGCAGTACGGCGCGACGCGTATCGGCGGGCTGGTGCTCCAGGGCGTCCGGGAACAGAACCTGCCCCTGGCCGCGTACCTGCGCTGA
- a CDS encoding glycosyl hydrolase 53 family protein: MSPTPAPGHGRISRRTLLKATTATAGAIATAAALAELEAPAHAAAGFVKGVDISWAPQMEAHGHSWRNASGQQQDLLAILKGYGITAVRLRTFVNPSSDPANGHCGIHEVAAFARRVKAAGMSIMLDYMFGDTWNSVGVQNPPAAWRNMTYQQMVAAMSGYVQRTMGVMKANDVLPAWVQIGNEINSGICRPVGGVSQPAQMTGLLNAAYTQVKAVSPNTTVCIHLAQPQKYDVMTTFFSRFAANGGKWDMSVFSSYGSAEYAPGIVANMQRISAAYGKPFLQSEFGGRVDRASSTQAALVAYIKALKANGGQGIFYWEPECMSPFTGYAMGAWDSATKRPTVIMNGFTQA, from the coding sequence ATGTCCCCGACCCCCGCGCCCGGACACGGGCGGATCAGCCGCCGCACGCTGCTCAAGGCCACCACCGCGACCGCCGGGGCCATCGCCACGGCGGCCGCGCTCGCCGAACTCGAGGCGCCGGCCCACGCCGCCGCGGGCTTCGTCAAGGGCGTCGACATCAGCTGGGCACCGCAGATGGAGGCACACGGTCACTCCTGGCGCAACGCGAGCGGGCAGCAGCAGGACCTGCTGGCCATCCTCAAGGGGTACGGCATCACGGCGGTGCGGTTGCGCACGTTCGTGAACCCGTCGAGCGACCCGGCCAACGGGCACTGCGGCATCCACGAGGTCGCCGCCTTCGCCAGGCGGGTCAAGGCCGCCGGGATGTCGATCATGCTGGACTACATGTTCGGCGACACCTGGAACTCCGTCGGGGTGCAGAACCCGCCCGCCGCGTGGAGGAACATGACCTACCAGCAGATGGTCGCCGCGATGAGCGGCTACGTGCAGCGGACCATGGGCGTGATGAAGGCCAACGACGTCCTCCCGGCCTGGGTGCAGATCGGCAACGAGATCAACAGCGGGATCTGCCGCCCCGTCGGCGGCGTCTCCCAGCCGGCGCAGATGACGGGTCTGCTCAACGCGGCGTACACCCAGGTCAAGGCGGTCTCCCCGAACACGACCGTCTGCATTCACCTGGCCCAGCCGCAGAAGTACGACGTGATGACGACGTTCTTCAGTCGCTTCGCCGCCAACGGCGGCAAGTGGGACATGTCGGTGTTCTCCTCCTACGGCAGCGCCGAGTACGCCCCCGGCATCGTGGCGAACATGCAGAGGATCTCCGCGGCCTACGGCAAGCCCTTCCTGCAGAGCGAGTTCGGCGGGCGGGTGGACAGGGCCTCCTCCACGCAGGCGGCGCTGGTCGCCTACATCAAGGCGCTGAAGGCCAACGGAGGGCAGGGCATCTTCTACTGGGAGCCGGAGTGCATGTCCCCGTTCACCGGCTACGCCATGGGCGCCTGGGACTCCGCCACCAAGCGCCCCACCGTCATCATGAACGGTTTCACCCAGGCCTGA
- a CDS encoding DUF2267 domain-containing protein, whose amino-acid sequence MTWHALVQQIRTAGRYDSDAEAERVLRAVLTVLGGHVIGDERCELARRLPAEAGVLLAAQVPVTEPVTAPGFVGRVASALAPLTPAEARWATSTVLTVVADHVGEDLTQRILAGLPRGYALLFGRVELAPAAPGRHLAPAA is encoded by the coding sequence ATGACGTGGCACGCACTCGTGCAGCAGATCCGCACCGCCGGCCGCTACGACTCCGACGCGGAGGCCGAACGCGTCCTGCGGGCCGTCCTGACCGTCCTCGGCGGCCACGTCATCGGCGACGAGCGGTGCGAACTGGCGCGCCGCCTGCCCGCCGAGGCCGGAGTGCTGCTCGCCGCCCAGGTCCCCGTCACCGAACCCGTCACGGCGCCCGGCTTCGTCGGGCGCGTGGCCTCGGCCCTCGCCCCCCTCACCCCCGCCGAAGCCCGGTGGGCCACCTCCACCGTCCTCACCGTCGTCGCCGACCACGTCGGGGAGGACCTCACGCAGCGGATCCTCGCCGGGCTGCCGCGCGGCTACGCCCTCCTCTTCGGACGCGTCGAACTGGCACCCGCCGCACCTGGCCGACACTTGGCGCCCGCTGCCTGA
- a CDS encoding sugar phosphate isomerase/epimerase family protein: MDAAGPVSGPAGTPLLDRIRVGSAPDSWGVWFADDPRQVPWERFLDEVAGAGYEWIELGPYGYLPTDPARLADETARRGLRVSAGTVFTSLHHGPAVWDATWAHVRQVAALARAVGAGHLVVIPSFWRDDRTAALVEPPELTAEQWTHLARGTERLAHEVRYRYGLRIVVHPHADTHLDTEEHVERFLDATDPGLVDLCLDTGHYAYCGGDSVKLIETYGERIGYLHLKQVDPAVLADVVANGVAFGPAVRRGVMCEPPSGVPALPPVLAAAQRLGVDLFAIVEQDMYPCPPDKPLPIAVRTRRFLRSCGA; this comes from the coding sequence ATGGACGCCGCCGGCCCCGTGTCGGGCCCCGCCGGTACCCCGCTCCTGGACCGCATCAGGGTGGGCTCCGCCCCCGACTCGTGGGGGGTGTGGTTCGCGGACGACCCGCGGCAGGTGCCCTGGGAGCGGTTCCTCGACGAGGTCGCCGGGGCGGGGTACGAGTGGATCGAGCTGGGCCCGTACGGCTATCTGCCCACCGACCCGGCCCGGCTCGCCGACGAGACGGCCCGGCGCGGCCTGCGGGTCTCGGCCGGCACGGTCTTCACCTCGCTGCACCACGGGCCCGCCGTCTGGGACGCCACCTGGGCGCACGTCCGTCAGGTGGCGGCGCTCGCGCGGGCGGTGGGGGCCGGGCACCTGGTGGTCATCCCGTCGTTCTGGCGGGACGACCGCACGGCGGCGCTCGTCGAGCCGCCCGAGCTGACCGCCGAGCAGTGGACGCACCTCGCGCGCGGCACGGAGCGGCTCGCCCACGAGGTGCGGTACCGGTACGGCCTGCGGATCGTCGTCCACCCGCACGCCGACACGCACCTCGACACCGAGGAGCACGTCGAGCGGTTCCTCGACGCCACGGACCCGGGGCTGGTGGACCTGTGCCTGGACACCGGGCACTACGCCTACTGCGGCGGTGACAGCGTCAAGCTGATCGAGACGTACGGCGAGCGCATCGGCTACCTGCACCTCAAGCAGGTCGATCCGGCCGTCCTCGCCGACGTCGTGGCGAACGGCGTCGCCTTCGGGCCGGCCGTGCGGCGCGGCGTGATGTGCGAACCGCCGTCGGGGGTGCCCGCCCTCCCCCCGGTCCTGGCGGCGGCGCAGCGCCTGGGCGTGGACCTGTTCGCCATCGTGGAGCAGGACATGTACCCGTGCCCACCGGACAAGCCGCTGCCCATCGCCGTGCGGACACGGCGGTTCCTGCGCTCCTGCGGCGCCTGA
- a CDS encoding rhamnogalacturonan lyase, protein MGGIAAATALAVSALTAVPPAAQAATARQVERLDRGLTSTHTGSGNLVSWRWLATDPDNVTFNVYRGTTRLNSTPLGTSTNYFDAGAPASADYTVRAVVNGAEQAPSAHALRFRSGYLDVPISPPAGGTTPDGVAYTYEANDASTGDLDGDGRLDLVLKWQPTNAKDNAHSGHTGNTVIDGLTLDGTRLWRIDLGRNIRSGAHYTQFQAYDYDGDGRAEVAMKTADGTRDGTGAVIGSPSADHRTSSGYVLAGPEYLTMFEGRTGRAMQTVGYVPARGNVASWGDSYGNRADRFLAGTAYLDGSRPSLVMARGYYTRTVIAAWDWRNGQFTRRWTFDTSAAPHSGKGYDGQGNHSLSVADVDADGRDEIVYGAMTVDDDGNGLWTTRLGHGDAGHVGDLNPARPGPEYFKVSEDKSKPGSWMADARTGQVLWQTASGADNGRGVAGDVHAGSPGAEAWSASDGTLRSATGASVGRKPSSMNFLSWWDGDTVRELLDGTRIDKYGTSGDTRLLTGSGVSSNNGTKSTPALSGDILGDWREEVVWRTGDNRALRIYSTPHQTHTRITTLLHDTQYRTALAWQNTAYNQPPHPSFFIGGNMATPPRPTVRTP, encoded by the coding sequence ATCGGCGGCATCGCGGCCGCGACCGCGCTGGCCGTCTCCGCCCTCACCGCCGTCCCCCCGGCCGCGCAGGCCGCGACCGCCCGTCAGGTGGAACGCCTCGACCGGGGGTTGACCAGCACCCACACCGGCAGCGGCAACCTGGTGTCGTGGCGCTGGCTGGCCACCGACCCGGACAACGTGACGTTCAACGTCTACCGTGGCACCACCCGGCTCAACTCCACGCCCCTCGGCACCTCGACGAACTACTTCGACGCCGGCGCCCCCGCGTCGGCCGACTACACGGTGCGCGCCGTGGTGAACGGCGCCGAGCAGGCGCCCTCCGCGCACGCGCTCCGGTTCCGGTCCGGGTACCTGGACGTGCCGATCTCCCCGCCGGCGGGCGGTACGACCCCCGACGGGGTGGCGTACACGTACGAGGCCAACGACGCCAGTACCGGCGACCTCGACGGCGACGGACGGCTCGACCTGGTCCTGAAGTGGCAGCCGACCAACGCCAAGGACAACGCCCACTCCGGCCACACCGGCAACACCGTGATCGACGGCCTCACGCTCGACGGCACCCGCCTGTGGCGCATCGACCTGGGCCGCAACATCCGCTCGGGCGCCCACTACACGCAGTTCCAGGCCTACGACTACGACGGCGACGGCAGGGCCGAGGTCGCGATGAAGACCGCCGACGGCACCCGGGACGGCACCGGCGCGGTGATCGGCAGTCCCTCCGCCGACCACCGCACCTCCAGCGGCTACGTCCTGGCCGGACCGGAGTACCTGACCATGTTCGAGGGCCGGACCGGCAGGGCCATGCAGACCGTGGGCTACGTCCCGGCCCGCGGCAACGTCGCGTCCTGGGGCGACAGCTACGGCAACCGCGCCGACCGCTTCCTCGCCGGCACCGCCTACCTGGACGGCTCGCGCCCCTCCCTCGTCATGGCCCGCGGCTACTACACGCGTACCGTCATCGCCGCCTGGGACTGGCGGAACGGCCAGTTCACGCGCCGCTGGACCTTCGACACCAGCGCCGCCCCCCACAGCGGCAAGGGCTACGACGGCCAGGGCAACCACAGCCTGTCCGTCGCCGACGTCGACGCCGACGGCAGGGACGAGATCGTCTACGGGGCCATGACCGTCGACGACGACGGCAACGGCCTGTGGACCACCAGGCTCGGCCACGGCGACGCGGGACACGTCGGGGACCTCAACCCGGCGCGGCCGGGTCCGGAGTACTTCAAGGTGTCCGAGGACAAGAGCAAGCCCGGCTCCTGGATGGCCGACGCGCGCACCGGCCAGGTCCTGTGGCAGACGGCCTCCGGAGCCGACAACGGGCGGGGTGTGGCCGGTGACGTCCACGCCGGCAGCCCGGGCGCCGAGGCCTGGTCCGCCTCCGACGGCACCCTGCGCTCGGCGACCGGCGCCTCCGTCGGCCGGAAACCGTCCAGCATGAACTTCCTGTCCTGGTGGGACGGCGACACGGTCCGCGAACTCCTGGACGGCACCCGCATCGACAAGTACGGCACGTCCGGCGACACCCGCCTGCTGACCGGTTCGGGCGTCTCCTCCAACAACGGCACCAAGTCGACGCCCGCGCTGTCCGGGGACATCCTCGGCGACTGGCGGGAGGAAGTCGTCTGGCGCACCGGCGACAACCGCGCCCTGCGGATCTACAGCACACCCCACCAGACGCACACGCGCATCACCACGCTGCTCCACGACACCCAGTACCGCACCGCGCTGGCCTGGCAGAACACCGCCTACAACCAGCCGCCGCACCCGAGCTTCTTCATCGGCGGCAACATGGCCACGCCGCCCCGTCCCACCGTCCGCACCCCCTGA